From Halorubrum salinarum, the proteins below share one genomic window:
- a CDS encoding tRNA (adenine-N1)-methyltransferase, giving the protein MTDAAYLLVHEDREYLLEPGEEFGTDLGVIEVPEDVAAGDEVETHLGTVFEVRALRGPDLFNHLERTGAPMMPRDVGLVMGHTGASGGDRVLDAGTGTGILAAYLGRAGADVTTYEVDAEFAEVARDNMRTAGVADRVEVRTGDLTDELDALADGEPFDALTLDTGDAPAVVERADDLLAPGGRLAVYSPFVEGTREAALAAREAGFDEVETLETIQREMDFSDRGSRPSTAGVGHTGYLVFGRAP; this is encoded by the coding sequence GTGACGGACGCCGCGTACCTGCTCGTCCACGAGGACCGCGAGTACCTGCTGGAGCCCGGCGAGGAGTTCGGCACCGACCTCGGCGTGATCGAGGTCCCCGAGGACGTCGCGGCCGGCGACGAGGTCGAGACCCACCTCGGCACCGTCTTCGAGGTCCGCGCGCTCCGCGGCCCCGACCTGTTCAACCACCTCGAACGCACCGGGGCGCCGATGATGCCGCGCGACGTGGGCCTCGTGATGGGCCACACCGGCGCGTCCGGCGGCGACCGCGTCCTCGACGCCGGCACCGGGACCGGCATCCTCGCCGCGTACCTCGGCCGGGCCGGCGCGGACGTGACCACCTACGAGGTCGACGCCGAGTTCGCCGAGGTCGCCCGCGACAACATGCGGACGGCGGGCGTCGCCGACCGCGTCGAGGTCCGCACCGGCGACCTCACCGACGAGCTCGACGCGCTCGCCGACGGCGAGCCGTTCGACGCCCTCACGCTCGACACGGGCGACGCCCCGGCGGTCGTCGAGCGCGCGGACGACCTGCTCGCGCCCGGCGGCCGCCTCGCCGTCTACTCGCCGTTCGTCGAGGGCACCCGCGAGGCGGCCCTCGCGGCGCGCGAGGCCGGCTTCGACGAGGTCGAGACGCTGGAGACGATCCAGCGCGAGATGGACTTCTCCGACCGCGGCTCCCGCCCTTCCACCGCAGGCGTGGGGCACACGGGCTACCTCGTGTTCGGTCGGGCGCCCTGA
- a CDS encoding transcriptional regulator TbsP domain-containing protein — translation MTGDDAETGTDADPATDAETESEGSEPAGDDAGDGAEVSDVLPRPDDPLAEAVETALAGRSAVVAVGVPIRLLPSVLAARERSSGPPWRVACRPGVVDALSRALVLGSAVAEAVETDEIRVRTGDPLGHGTGGTLFASPDRADAVVGPRGDRTLATTADAGSDAVDGDAEAVDGARATAESRFDAATPETVGMPSRTRLLAAAREALDDRFADDLESLLAALDPGEFGRTTRPSDRTLLVALAARHDHLFRDLRTWVGTDGVGIAPAQEFTGDRQALVNRGLIESVKVPMGPGRPMLRLRAVDDALLRARPEEVPDVLEGRFALPTDADGRVRDDARRGERRPVWERRRW, via the coding sequence GTGACCGGCGACGACGCCGAGACCGGGACCGACGCCGACCCCGCGACCGACGCTGAGACCGAGAGCGAGGGGTCCGAACCGGCGGGCGACGACGCCGGCGACGGAGCCGAGGTGTCGGACGTTCTGCCGCGTCCCGACGACCCGCTCGCCGAGGCGGTCGAGACCGCGCTGGCCGGCCGGTCCGCGGTCGTCGCCGTCGGCGTGCCGATCCGGCTGCTCCCGTCCGTGCTGGCCGCTCGCGAGCGCTCCTCGGGCCCGCCGTGGCGGGTCGCGTGCCGGCCAGGAGTCGTCGACGCGCTCTCGCGCGCGCTCGTCCTCGGGAGCGCCGTCGCCGAGGCGGTCGAGACCGACGAGATACGGGTCCGGACCGGCGACCCGCTCGGCCACGGGACGGGCGGGACGCTGTTCGCGAGTCCGGATCGCGCCGACGCCGTCGTCGGCCCCCGCGGGGACCGGACGCTGGCGACGACGGCCGACGCCGGGTCCGACGCGGTCGACGGCGACGCCGAGGCGGTCGACGGCGCTCGCGCGACGGCCGAGTCGCGCTTCGACGCGGCGACACCCGAGACGGTCGGGATGCCCTCGCGGACGCGACTGCTCGCCGCCGCGCGAGAGGCCCTCGACGACCGCTTCGCCGACGATCTGGAGTCGCTGCTCGCGGCGCTCGACCCCGGCGAGTTCGGCCGCACGACCCGGCCGTCCGACCGGACGCTCCTCGTCGCGCTCGCGGCGCGTCACGACCACCTCTTCCGCGACCTGCGGACGTGGGTCGGGACCGACGGCGTCGGGATCGCCCCCGCACAGGAGTTCACCGGTGACCGGCAGGCGCTCGTCAACCGGGGACTGATCGAGTCGGTCAAGGTGCCGATGGGGCCGGGACGTCCGATGCTCCGGCTCCGCGCGGTCGACGACGCGCTGTTGCGAGCGCGGCCGGAGGAGGTGCCGGACGTCCTGGAGGGTCGGTTCGCGCTGCCGACCGACGCGGACGGCCGGGTCCGCGACGACGCCCGTCGGGGCGAGCGCCGCCCCGTCTGGGAGCGTCGGCGCTGGTGA
- a CDS encoding pyridoxal phosphate-dependent aminotransferase: MTTFSDRVERISISGIREVFEAAGDDAINLGLGQPDFPTPDHARRAAVDAIESGKADAYTENKGTRSLREAIAEKHRADQGIDLDPGNVIATAGGSEALHIALEAHVDAGDEVLIPDPGFVSYDALTKLTGGEPVPVPLRDDLTIDPAAIEDAITDDTAAFVVNSPGNPTGAVSSEEDVREFARIADEHDVLCISDEVYEYTVFDGEHHSPMEFAETDNVVVVNSASKLFSMTGWRLGWVYGSDERVERMLRVHQYAQACASAPAQYAAEAALRGDRGVVDEMTASFERRRDILLDGFEDIGIDCPTPQGAFYAMPRVPEGFVDECIDRGVVVVPGEAFGEGGAGHARISYATDEAELREALDVMAEAYAAVR; the protein is encoded by the coding sequence ATGACGACGTTCTCCGACAGGGTCGAGCGGATCTCGATAAGCGGGATCCGCGAGGTGTTCGAGGCGGCCGGCGACGACGCGATCAACCTCGGGCTGGGCCAGCCCGACTTCCCGACGCCGGACCACGCCCGGCGGGCCGCGGTCGACGCCATCGAGTCCGGGAAGGCGGACGCCTACACCGAGAACAAGGGCACGCGGTCGCTGCGGGAGGCCATCGCCGAGAAGCACCGCGCCGACCAGGGGATCGACCTCGACCCGGGTAACGTCATCGCGACCGCGGGCGGCAGCGAGGCGCTTCATATCGCCCTCGAAGCCCACGTCGACGCCGGCGACGAGGTGCTGATCCCGGACCCCGGGTTCGTCTCCTACGACGCCTTGACGAAGCTGACTGGCGGCGAGCCGGTTCCCGTGCCGCTCCGCGACGACCTCACCATCGACCCCGCCGCGATCGAGGACGCGATCACCGACGACACGGCGGCGTTCGTCGTCAACTCCCCCGGCAACCCCACCGGGGCCGTCTCCTCCGAGGAAGACGTGCGCGAGTTCGCCCGCATCGCGGACGAGCACGACGTGCTCTGTATCTCCGACGAGGTGTACGAGTACACCGTCTTCGACGGCGAGCACCACTCGCCGATGGAGTTCGCGGAGACGGACAACGTCGTGGTCGTCAACTCCGCCTCGAAGCTGTTCTCGATGACCGGCTGGCGACTCGGCTGGGTGTACGGGTCCGACGAGCGCGTCGAACGCATGCTCCGCGTCCATCAGTACGCGCAGGCGTGCGCCTCGGCGCCGGCCCAGTACGCCGCCGAGGCCGCGCTGCGCGGCGACCGCGGCGTGGTCGACGAGATGACCGCCTCCTTCGAGCGCCGCCGCGATATCCTCCTCGACGGCTTCGAGGATATCGGAATCGACTGCCCGACGCCGCAGGGCGCGTTCTACGCGATGCCTCGCGTCCCCGAGGGGTTCGTCGACGAGTGTATCGACCGCGGCGTGGTCGTCGTCCCCGGCGAGGCGTTCGGCGAGGGCGGCGCCGGCCACGCGCGGATCTCGTACGCGACCGACGAGGCGGAGCTGCGCGAGGCGCTCGACGTGATGGCCGAGGCGTACGCGGCGGTCCGCTGA
- a CDS encoding methionine adenosyltransferase, protein MDRNIQVSRLDRQAVEDQEVEIVERKGIGHPDSICDGVAESVSRALSQLYLDRVGKVLHYNTDETQLVAGRAAPAFGGGEVVEPIYILIVGRATKEYDGEQLPVDSTALAAARDYLAEAIPELEYGTDVVVDVKLGEGSGDLQDVFGEETQEVPMANDTSFGVGHAPLTETETIVHEAERALNTTYHDDHPELGPDVKIMGKREGDRIDITVAAAMVDAYVDGLDEYDDAVASVREYVDELAREYTDREVNVDVNTADDYDEGSVYLTVTGTSAEQGDDGSVGRGNRANGLITPNRPMSMEATSGKNPVNHIGKIYNLLSTRIAESVTSEVDGIRDLQVRLLSQIGRPIDEPHVADAQIVTEDGVALGDIEDDVLAIVDRELADVTDVTRSVIEGDVSTF, encoded by the coding sequence ATGGACCGGAACATACAGGTCAGCCGCCTCGACCGGCAGGCGGTCGAGGACCAGGAGGTCGAAATCGTCGAGCGAAAGGGGATCGGTCACCCCGACTCGATCTGCGACGGCGTCGCGGAGTCGGTCTCGCGGGCGCTCTCGCAGCTCTACCTCGACCGCGTCGGCAAAGTCCTCCACTACAACACCGACGAGACGCAGCTCGTCGCCGGCCGCGCGGCCCCCGCGTTCGGCGGCGGCGAGGTCGTCGAACCTATCTACATCCTCATCGTCGGCCGCGCCACGAAAGAGTACGACGGCGAGCAGCTGCCCGTCGACTCGACCGCGCTCGCGGCCGCCCGCGACTACCTCGCCGAGGCGATCCCGGAGCTGGAGTACGGCACCGACGTGGTCGTCGACGTGAAGCTCGGCGAGGGGTCGGGCGACCTCCAGGACGTCTTCGGCGAGGAGACGCAGGAGGTCCCGATGGCCAACGACACCTCCTTCGGCGTCGGCCACGCGCCGCTCACCGAGACGGAGACCATCGTCCACGAGGCCGAGCGCGCGCTCAACACGACCTACCACGACGACCACCCCGAGCTCGGCCCCGACGTGAAGATCATGGGCAAACGCGAGGGCGACCGGATCGACATCACCGTCGCCGCCGCGATGGTCGACGCGTACGTCGACGGGCTCGACGAGTACGACGACGCGGTCGCGTCCGTCCGCGAGTACGTCGACGAGCTCGCGCGCGAGTACACCGACCGCGAGGTCAACGTCGACGTCAACACCGCCGACGACTACGACGAGGGCTCCGTCTACCTCACCGTCACCGGCACCTCCGCCGAACAGGGCGACGACGGCTCGGTCGGTCGCGGGAACCGCGCCAACGGGCTCATCACCCCGAACCGCCCGATGTCGATGGAGGCGACCTCCGGGAAGAACCCCGTCAACCACATCGGGAAGATATACAACCTGCTCTCCACCCGCATCGCCGAGTCGGTCACGAGCGAGGTCGACGGGATCCGCGACCTCCAGGTCCGACTCCTTTCGCAGATCGGCCGGCCGATCGACGAGCCGCACGTCGCCGACGCGCAGATCGTCACCGAGGACGGGGTCGCGCTGGGCGACATAGAGGACGACGTGCTCGCCATCGTCGACCGCGAGCTGGCCGACGTGACGGACGTGACCCGCAGCGTCATCGAGGGCGACGTCTCGACGTTCTGA
- a CDS encoding SDR family NAD(P)-dependent oxidoreductase: MADTPTDVDLKADLTDDVALVTGATRGIGAEIAAELADLGATVYAGARDPDDVTAADQRAVRLDVTDDEEVRAAVDRIWREEGSLDVLVNNAGVFPRSGPLHEMDLSDFDRTTAVNLRGPVVLTKHALPLLLEETGGRVVSLSSGLGQFTEGQMGGGYPAYRLSKVGVGGLTAYLDGEYGDRGLIANAVSPGWVRTDMGGDEAPRTPSKGAETPVWLARFAPGSPAGHLWKDRERIPW, from the coding sequence ATGGCCGACACCCCGACCGACGTCGACCTCAAGGCCGACCTGACCGACGACGTGGCCCTCGTCACGGGCGCGACGCGCGGGATCGGCGCCGAGATCGCCGCGGAACTCGCAGACCTGGGCGCGACCGTCTACGCCGGTGCGCGCGACCCCGACGACGTGACCGCGGCGGACCAGCGCGCGGTCCGCCTGGACGTGACCGACGACGAGGAGGTCCGCGCCGCGGTCGACCGGATCTGGCGCGAGGAAGGCTCGCTCGACGTCCTCGTGAACAACGCGGGCGTGTTCCCCCGGTCCGGGCCGCTCCACGAGATGGACCTCTCGGACTTCGACCGCACGACGGCCGTCAACCTCCGCGGCCCGGTCGTCCTGACCAAGCACGCGCTGCCGCTGCTGCTGGAGGAAACCGGCGGTCGCGTCGTGAGCCTCTCGTCCGGGCTGGGGCAGTTCACCGAGGGGCAGATGGGCGGCGGCTACCCGGCCTACCGGCTCTCGAAGGTCGGCGTCGGCGGACTGACCGCGTACCTCGACGGGGAGTACGGCGACCGGGGTCTCATCGCGAACGCCGTCTCGCCGGGGTGGGTCCGGACGGATATGGGCGGCGACGAGGCCCCGAGAACCCCGTCGAAGGGCGCTGAGACGCCGGTCTGGCTCGCGCGCTTCGCGCCGGGGAGCCCCGCGGGCCATCTCTGGAAGGACCGCGAGCGGATCCCCTGGTAG
- a CDS encoding DUF5804 family protein, with protein MTRVCLLGDPDVELSYELLSRETARDALATYDIEEPFENSVAVDTVSLGAAVSLLNDLDWYLVRFVAEALVLEPSVATDEWLSRDLAREVRDGEVPPEETDQHLKVFGLVDGRPVEPLFVRRRQGETPEYDLRDVEETVVVRVSESEFSG; from the coding sequence ATGACGCGGGTGTGTCTCCTCGGCGACCCCGACGTGGAGCTCTCCTACGAGCTGCTCTCCCGCGAGACGGCTCGCGACGCGCTCGCCACCTACGACATCGAGGAGCCGTTCGAGAACAGCGTCGCCGTCGACACCGTGAGCCTCGGCGCCGCCGTCTCCCTGCTCAACGACCTCGACTGGTACCTCGTCCGCTTCGTCGCGGAGGCGCTCGTCTTAGAGCCGTCCGTCGCGACCGACGAGTGGCTCTCCCGCGACCTCGCCCGCGAGGTCCGCGACGGCGAGGTGCCGCCCGAGGAGACCGACCAGCACCTGAAGGTGTTCGGGCTCGTCGACGGGCGCCCGGTCGAGCCCCTCTTCGTCCGCCGGCGACAGGGCGAGACGCCCGAGTACGACCTCCGCGACGTCGAGGAGACCGTCGTCGTCCGCGTGAGCGAGTCCGAGTTCTCGGGGTAG
- a CDS encoding DUF7109 family protein, translated as MADASGPSVAARDDLAGVVDLFGWLTRAELSRALSELAFKQRTEVDEDAIDAAIDLAVAEYALVPAPSGALSGGGADDIANGDGGAGEEGNDESTTLAVGPAAFPTLPAGAEDLPHILDVPDREVDREALADAVLERLREEAVEAIGAGDDDRLETLADVTYDVEAWAPVDVDPVRTRILAEVDE; from the coding sequence ATGGCGGACGCGAGCGGGCCGAGCGTCGCCGCGCGCGACGACCTCGCGGGCGTCGTCGACCTGTTCGGCTGGCTCACCCGGGCGGAGCTGTCGCGCGCGCTCTCCGAGCTGGCGTTCAAACAGCGGACCGAGGTCGACGAGGACGCCATCGACGCCGCCATCGACCTCGCGGTCGCCGAGTACGCGCTCGTGCCGGCGCCGAGCGGCGCGCTCTCCGGGGGCGGCGCGGACGACATCGCGAACGGCGACGGAGGGGCAGGCGAGGAGGGGAACGACGAGTCGACCACGCTCGCGGTCGGGCCGGCCGCGTTCCCGACGCTCCCGGCGGGCGCCGAGGACCTCCCGCACATCCTCGACGTGCCGGACCGCGAGGTCGACCGGGAGGCGCTCGCGGACGCGGTGCTCGAACGGCTGCGGGAGGAGGCGGTCGAGGCGATAGGCGCGGGCGACGACGACCGCCTGGAGACGCTCGCTGACGTGACCTACGACGTGGAGGCGTGGGCGCCGGTCGACGTGGACCCGGTCCGGACGCGGATCCTCGCCGAGGTCGACGAGTGA
- a CDS encoding glycosyltransferase family protein has translation MEYVQERVTTLHALTDHRPDAPTDRAAVVVPMTEREYGTLAAERVLSTLETVDPARVIVPLRASADRAGPFADWLDGFDLDVETLWCDGPRLASLLEARGLDGERGKGRDVWLALGRALDEEFVVVHDADTKTYSPAFVNRLLFPLGRGYAFSKGYYARVEDGSLYGRLFRLFFRPLVRALGDAAPGREPAVLEYLSAFRYALAGEFAATSDLVSRLRVQRGWGLEVGTLGEAFGHAGFADSAQVDLGRYEHDHRSVEGPTGLADMSRAVGEATLRAVEDAGVDVDYDGLADRYRDAAATLVDGYAADAAFNGLSYDAADERSQVATYAEALGEPGPDTRLPAWQDAPVDPDEVREAAGEDLEAVRGDASGGNGSDAVGGSATDDGHAEPAPGED, from the coding sequence ATGGAGTACGTTCAGGAGCGCGTGACGACCCTCCACGCGTTGACCGACCACCGGCCCGACGCCCCGACGGACCGCGCGGCGGTCGTCGTGCCGATGACCGAGCGCGAGTACGGGACGCTCGCGGCCGAGCGCGTGCTCTCGACGCTGGAGACCGTCGACCCCGCCCGGGTCATCGTCCCCCTGCGGGCGTCGGCCGACCGCGCCGGGCCGTTCGCCGACTGGCTCGACGGGTTCGACCTCGACGTCGAGACGCTGTGGTGCGACGGGCCCCGACTCGCGTCGCTGCTGGAGGCGCGCGGCCTCGACGGCGAGCGCGGCAAGGGCCGCGACGTGTGGCTCGCCCTCGGCCGCGCGCTCGACGAGGAGTTCGTCGTCGTCCACGACGCCGACACCAAGACCTACTCGCCCGCGTTCGTCAACCGCCTGCTGTTCCCGCTGGGGCGCGGCTACGCCTTCTCGAAGGGGTACTACGCCCGCGTCGAGGACGGCTCGCTGTACGGGCGGCTGTTCAGGCTGTTCTTCCGGCCGCTGGTCCGCGCGCTCGGCGACGCCGCGCCCGGGCGAGAGCCGGCCGTCCTGGAGTACCTCTCGGCGTTCCGCTACGCGCTCGCCGGGGAGTTCGCGGCGACGAGCGACCTCGTCTCGCGGCTCCGCGTCCAGCGCGGCTGGGGGCTGGAGGTCGGGACGCTCGGGGAGGCGTTCGGCCACGCCGGCTTCGCGGACAGCGCCCAGGTCGACCTCGGGCGCTACGAGCACGACCACCGATCCGTGGAGGGGCCGACCGGCCTCGCGGACATGAGCCGCGCGGTCGGCGAGGCGACGCTGCGCGCGGTCGAGGACGCGGGCGTCGACGTCGACTACGACGGCCTCGCCGACCGGTACCGCGACGCGGCGGCGACGTTAGTCGACGGCTACGCCGCCGACGCCGCGTTCAACGGCCTCTCGTACGACGCCGCCGACGAGCGCTCGCAGGTGGCGACCTACGCCGAGGCGCTCGGCGAGCCCGGCCCCGACACGCGGCTCCCCGCGTGGCAGGACGCGCCGGTCGACCCCGACGAGGTCCGAGAGGCCGCCGGGGAAGACCTCGAGGCGGTCCGCGGCGACGCCTCGGGAGGCAACGGGAGCGACGCCGTCGGCGGCTCGGCGACCGACGACGGACACGCGGAGCCCGCGCCGGGGGAGGACTGA
- a CDS encoding MFS transporter, whose protein sequence is MSRTRLFGSLCALVFLVNFARVVFAPLVGEFIDAFGIREGTAGLIVTLAWLGSAAPRLPAGWALTRFTRRRVIVVSGAMLTAGALGVALAPTVLALMVAAFAVGLASGVYFVAANPFISELFPQRVGRVMGVHGMASQLSAVIAAPAVTVALWYDWRYAFYALAVAAAASTLLFVALAKRTDLPDAGAGDTDFLAAARGEWKLILAGVVLMGLTSFVWQGLFNFYELYMIDKGLPRATARNLLTVIFAAGVPAFLVSGDLADRLPHVPYLLGIVASFVGGVVLVVLAQGLAAVIAASVVVGFAIHMLFPAGDTYLLASLPDESRASAYAMFSAGMMSTQAAGSWVVGEAIEAGAGYDAVFLALAGGLALLVAGYAALYRLGRVPGGAAGSTRTV, encoded by the coding sequence GTGTCACGGACCAGGCTGTTCGGATCGCTGTGCGCGCTGGTCTTCCTCGTCAACTTCGCCCGGGTCGTGTTCGCGCCCCTCGTGGGCGAGTTCATCGACGCGTTCGGGATCCGCGAGGGGACCGCCGGGCTCATCGTCACGCTCGCGTGGCTCGGCTCGGCCGCCCCGCGGCTCCCCGCCGGCTGGGCGCTCACCCGGTTCACGCGGCGCCGCGTGATCGTCGTCTCCGGCGCGATGCTGACCGCCGGCGCGCTCGGCGTCGCGCTCGCGCCGACCGTGCTCGCGCTCATGGTCGCCGCCTTCGCGGTCGGGCTGGCCTCCGGCGTCTACTTCGTCGCCGCCAACCCGTTCATCTCGGAGCTGTTCCCCCAGCGCGTCGGTCGCGTGATGGGCGTCCACGGCATGGCCAGCCAGCTCTCCGCAGTCATCGCCGCGCCCGCGGTCACCGTCGCGCTGTGGTACGACTGGCGCTACGCCTTCTACGCGCTCGCGGTCGCCGCGGCCGCCAGCACGCTGCTGTTCGTCGCGCTCGCGAAGCGGACCGACCTCCCGGACGCGGGGGCCGGCGACACCGACTTCCTCGCGGCCGCCCGCGGCGAGTGGAAGCTGATCCTCGCCGGGGTCGTGCTGATGGGCCTCACGAGCTTCGTCTGGCAGGGCCTGTTCAACTTCTACGAGCTGTACATGATCGACAAGGGGCTCCCCCGGGCGACGGCCCGGAACCTCCTGACCGTCATCTTCGCCGCCGGGGTGCCCGCCTTCCTCGTCTCGGGCGACCTCGCGGACCGGCTCCCGCACGTGCCCTACCTGCTCGGCATCGTCGCCTCGTTCGTGGGGGGCGTCGTCCTCGTGGTCCTCGCGCAGGGGCTCGCGGCGGTGATCGCCGCGAGCGTCGTCGTCGGGTTCGCCATCCACATGCTGTTCCCGGCCGGCGACACGTACCTGCTGGCGTCGCTGCCGGACGAGTCGCGCGCGTCGGCGTACGCGATGTTCTCGGCCGGGATGATGTCCACGCAGGCGGCGGGCTCTTGGGTCGTCGGCGAGGCGATCGAGGCGGGCGCGGGGTACGACGCCGTCTTCCTCGCGCTCGCCGGCGGGCTGGCGCTCCTCGTCGCCGGGTACGCGGCCCTCTACCGCCTCGGGCGCGTCCCGGGCGGGGCGGCGGGTTCGACGCGGACGGTTTGA
- a CDS encoding HVO_0758 family zinc finger protein translates to MKSTRKGLRDGDLVKDTYERLNCADCDQVLKKENDPDEVFSVRICPECGARYKELR, encoded by the coding sequence ATGAAATCCACGCGCAAGGGGCTCCGCGACGGGGACCTCGTCAAGGACACCTACGAGCGGCTCAACTGCGCCGACTGCGACCAGGTCCTGAAGAAGGAGAACGACCCCGACGAGGTGTTCTCGGTCCGGATCTGTCCGGAGTGCGGCGCGCGCTACAAGGAACTCCGCTGA
- a CDS encoding aldo/keto reductase, which yields MATREALWGYRNRFGDAFGRTYFRRFGPGVVSSLGIGTYLGEPTPAVDDAARESIGLALRSGVNHADTAANYRCGRAERVVGEALREAPVDRESVVVATKGGFLPFDGERPPDPSAYVRERFVEPGIVDPGDLANGAHAMTPAYLEWSLDRSLDRLGLDSVDCFYVHNPETQLAVRSRSEVYDALEAAFEALERRRAAGDVGAYGVASWSAFRVPQGANDYLSLAEVLARAEAAGEAVGPDDDHGFAAVQLPFNVAMADAFTRRNQPAPPGADADGPVSTLTFAHEAGLSVVTSASLGQGDLAIEGAIPADVDATLAGETPAQRALNFARSAPGVTASLVGTTDPEHVRENVAAGTFDPLGASAFDAVFE from the coding sequence ATGGCGACTCGCGAGGCCCTCTGGGGGTACCGGAACCGGTTCGGCGACGCCTTCGGGCGCACCTACTTCCGGCGCTTCGGCCCCGGCGTCGTCTCCAGCCTCGGGATCGGGACGTACCTCGGCGAGCCGACGCCCGCGGTCGACGACGCCGCCCGCGAGTCGATCGGACTGGCGCTCCGGTCGGGGGTAAACCACGCCGACACCGCGGCCAACTACCGCTGCGGGCGCGCCGAGCGCGTCGTCGGCGAGGCCCTCCGCGAGGCGCCCGTCGACCGCGAGTCGGTCGTCGTCGCGACGAAGGGCGGCTTCCTCCCGTTCGACGGCGAGCGTCCTCCGGACCCGAGCGCCTACGTCCGCGAGCGCTTCGTCGAGCCGGGGATCGTCGACCCGGGCGACCTCGCGAACGGCGCCCACGCGATGACGCCGGCGTACCTGGAGTGGTCGCTGGACCGCTCGCTCGACCGGCTCGGCCTCGACTCCGTCGACTGCTTCTACGTCCACAACCCCGAGACGCAGCTCGCCGTGCGCTCGCGGTCCGAGGTGTACGACGCGCTCGAAGCCGCCTTCGAGGCCCTCGAACGCCGGCGCGCCGCGGGCGACGTCGGCGCGTACGGCGTCGCGTCGTGGAGCGCCTTCCGCGTGCCGCAGGGGGCCAACGACTACCTCTCGCTCGCCGAGGTCCTCGCCCGCGCCGAGGCGGCCGGCGAGGCGGTCGGACCCGACGACGACCACGGGTTCGCGGCGGTCCAGCTCCCGTTCAACGTCGCGATGGCCGACGCGTTCACCCGGCGGAACCAGCCCGCGCCGCCCGGCGCCGACGCGGACGGGCCCGTCTCGACGCTCACGTTCGCTCACGAGGCCGGGCTCTCGGTGGTGACGAGCGCGAGTCTCGGGCAGGGCGACCTGGCGATCGAGGGCGCGATTCCCGCGGACGTGGACGCGACGCTCGCGGGGGAGACGCCGGCCCAGCGCGCGCTCAACTTCGCGCGGAGCGCCCCGGGCGTCACCGCCTCGCTCGTCGGCACGACCGACCCCGAGCACGTCCGCGAGAACGTCGCGGCCGGCACCTTCGACCCGCTCGGCGCGTCGGCGTTCGACGCCGTCTTCGAGTGA
- a CDS encoding class I SAM-dependent methyltransferase, translating into MEPNAVRDSWTNRAGEYSPRYYAHYGPNETSERIREALTAHLDRDAAVLELGCGSGRHLDHLAAHGFDDLSGVDINADAFDAMRETYPDLAADGTFHCGAIEDLVGEFEDGAFDAVYSVETLQHLHPDVEWVFEEIARITDELLVTAEIEEPAGEAEAADPDVNYVDDETPLYYRDWGEVFTSLGLIEVDVVRGDRDTARTFRVTD; encoded by the coding sequence GTGGAACCCAACGCCGTCCGAGACTCGTGGACGAACCGGGCGGGCGAATACTCACCGCGCTACTACGCGCACTACGGGCCGAACGAGACGAGCGAGCGGATCCGCGAGGCGCTGACAGCGCACCTCGACCGCGACGCGGCCGTCCTCGAACTGGGGTGCGGCTCGGGGCGGCACCTCGATCACCTCGCCGCCCACGGGTTCGACGACCTCTCGGGCGTCGACATCAACGCCGACGCGTTCGACGCGATGCGGGAGACCTACCCCGACCTGGCCGCCGACGGGACGTTCCACTGCGGCGCGATAGAGGACCTCGTCGGCGAGTTCGAGGACGGGGCGTTCGACGCCGTGTACTCGGTCGAGACGCTCCAACACCTCCACCCCGACGTCGAGTGGGTCTTCGAGGAGATCGCGCGGATCACCGACGAACTCCTCGTCACGGCCGAGATCGAGGAGCCGGCGGGCGAGGCGGAGGCGGCCGACCCGGACGTGAACTACGTCGACGACGAGACGCCGCTGTACTACCGGGACTGGGGCGAGGTGTTCACCTCCCTGGGGCTGATCGAGGTCGACGTGGTCCGCGGCGACAGGGACACCGCCCGGACCTTCCGCGTGACCGACTGA